GCGAACTGATCGCCAAGGCGACCGGGGCCGTTCCGGGCGATCCCGTGCGCTACGTGCCGGCGGCGACGGCGGCATCGTCGGTCGAGGTCGGCGTGGCGACGGCGGATCGCGGCACGGTCTCGGTCTATGTCGATCCTTATGATGGACGGGTGCTGGGCTCGATCGCGGACAGTGCGAAGCTGATGCCCATCCTCAAGAAGATCCACAGCCTGGAATATTTCGGCTGGGTCCCGAACCGCATCATCGAGATCGTCGCCGGCTGGGCCATCGTGCTGGTTATCACCGGCGTCTATCTCTGGTGGCCGCGCAGACGCAGGGGCGGCGTCTGGGCGCCGCGACTCAAGCCCGGCGGCCGCGTGCTCTGGCGCGATCTCCATGCCGTGACCGGCCTCTATATCGGCGTGCTGATCCTCTTCATGGCGGCCACCGGCATGCCCTGGTCTGGCTTCTGGGGCGCCAAGCTCAACAGCTTCATCGCCAGCAACGGCCTGGGTTATCCGCCGGAGTTCTGGGAGAGCGTGCCCAAGTCGCAGCTGCCGATGGGCCATGAGATGCATCAGGTCAATTGGAGCCTGGAGAACGAGCCGATGCCGGCCTCCACGGAAACAGGGGCCACGTCCATCGGTATCGACAAGGCGCTCGGGACCTTCGCCGGGCTCGGGCTCGCCAAGGGCTATGTCGTGGATCTGCCGAGCGGGCCGGAGGGCGTCTATTCGGCCTCGCTCTTTCCGGACCAGGCCGAGAACGAGCGCGTGATCCATCTCGATCAATATTCCGGCAAGCCGCTGTTCGACGGTGGCTTCTACGAGCTGGGCGCGGGCGCCCAGGCGATCGAGTGGGGCATCAGCGTGCATCAGGGCCAGGAGTTCGGCCGCGCCAACCAGCTGGTGATGGCGGCGACCTGTGTCGCGATCGTGCTGATGGCGGTCTCGGCCGTCGTGATGTGGTGGAAGCGACGGCCGAAGGGCTCGCTTGGCGCGCCGCGCATTCCGGAG
The nucleotide sequence above comes from Hypericibacter terrae. Encoded proteins:
- a CDS encoding PepSY-associated TM helix domain-containing protein, which translates into the protein MSSFAPAASDAAPPASSLYRAVWRWHFYAGLLVLPFLILLAVTGGLYLFKDEINGLIYRNYLTVAPADKAPLAASELIAKATGAVPGDPVRYVPAATAASSVEVGVATADRGTVSVYVDPYDGRVLGSIADSAKLMPILKKIHSLEYFGWVPNRIIEIVAGWAIVLVITGVYLWWPRRRRGGVWAPRLKPGGRVLWRDLHAVTGLYIGVLILFMAATGMPWSGFWGAKLNSFIASNGLGYPPEFWESVPKSQLPMGHEMHQVNWSLENEPMPASTETGATSIGIDKALGTFAGLGLAKGYVVDLPSGPEGVYSASLFPDQAENERVIHLDQYSGKPLFDGGFYELGAGAQAIEWGISVHQGQEFGRANQLVMAATCVAIVLMAVSAVVMWWKRRPKGSLGAPRIPENYKIAKGVLVIAAAIGILFPLVGASLLAMLAIDRLLPARWREKLA